A section of the Schistosoma haematobium chromosome ZW, whole genome shotgun sequence genome encodes:
- the PIP4P2_1 gene encoding Type 2 phosphatidylinositol 4,5-bisphosphate 4-phosphatase, variant 2 (EggNog:ENOG410V4CH~COG:S): MDENTPLVSADTHVGRSVIKPVIERAVTNDGDSQATVNCQVCRQVITFTPREKQMVVRCSHCSEATPIKGPPTGKQYVRCPCNCLLVCNESTSKVGCPRPECQKVIVIREEDGVGFMGSSNRFLQGPATHGTFGTPQSLRLSCGNCNSPFSIPSPESHSFGRMNAFTALLSGRNASNAAGLITARCPHCHKVTSVGPAYARAHWIGYGVLAIVAIIIAISVTAGTAEAAIGNNALYFLWSILYLVALVLLSRAVVFMIMPVSSVEVPTLQI; the protein is encoded by the exons ATGGATGAAAATACTCCTCTAGTATCTGCCG ATACCCATGTTGGACGCTCCGTCATCAAACCAGTCATTGAGCGAGCAGTTACCAATGATGGAGATTCCCAAGCCACAGTGAACTGCCAAGTATGCAGGCAAGTTATTACGTTCACTCCTCGTGAAAAGCAAATGGTGGTTCGATGTTCACACTGTTCTGAGGCGACG CCTATCAAAGGTCCACCAACTGGGAAACAGTATGTTAGATGCCCTTGCAATTGCTTACTTGTATGCAATGAATCTACAAGCAAAGTTGGTTGTCCTCGCCCGGAATGTCAGAAAGTTATTGTTATTCGTGAA GAAGATGGTGTGGGCTTTATGGGTAGTAGCAATAGGTTTTTGCAGGGTCCAGCTACACATGGAACGTTTGGTACTCCTCAAAGTCTACGCCTGTCCTGCGGTAATTGTAATTCACCATTTTCCATACCATCACCCGAATCTCATTCGTTTGGACGTATGAATGCATTTACCGCACTTCTATCTGGCAGGAACGCTTCCAATGCCGCAGGACTTATAACAGCAAGATGTCCACATTGTCATAAAGTTACATCTGTTGGCCCAGCCTATGCTCGTGCACACTGGATAGGTTATGGTGTACTTGCTATCGTTGCTATTATCATAGCTATTAGTGTAACTGCAGGGACAGCTGAAGCTGCCATAGGAAACAATGCTTTGTACTTCCTTTGGTCGA TTCTTTATCTGGTCGCTCTAGTTCTGTTGTCGCGTGCAGTAGTTTTCATGATCATGCCAGTCAGTTCAGTCGAAGTACCTACTTTACAAATCtag
- the PIP4P2_1 gene encoding Type 2 phosphatidylinositol 4,5-bisphosphate 4-phosphatase (EggNog:ENOG410V4CH~COG:S), producing the protein MGSSNRFLQGPATHGTFGTPQSLRLSCGNCNSPFSIPSPESHSFGRMNAFTALLSGRNASNAAGLITARCPHCHKVTSVGPAYARAHWIGYGVLAIVAIIIAISVTAGTAEAAIGNNALYFLWSILYLVALVLLSRAVVFMIMPVSSVEVPTLQI; encoded by the exons ATGGGTAGTAGCAATAGGTTTTTGCAGGGTCCAGCTACACATGGAACGTTTGGTACTCCTCAAAGTCTACGCCTGTCCTGCGGTAATTGTAATTCACCATTTTCCATACCATCACCCGAATCTCATTCGTTTGGACGTATGAATGCATTTACCGCACTTCTATCTGGCAGGAACGCTTCCAATGCCGCAGGACTTATAACAGCAAGATGTCCACATTGTCATAAAGTTACATCTGTTGGCCCAGCCTATGCTCGTGCACACTGGATAGGTTATGGTGTACTTGCTATCGTTGCTATTATCATAGCTATTAGTGTAACTGCAGGGACAGCTGAAGCTGCCATAGGAAACAATGCTTTGTACTTCCTTTGGTCGA TTCTTTATCTGGTCGCTCTAGTTCTGTTGTCGCGTGCAGTAGTTTTCATGATCATGCCAGTCAGTTCAGTCGAAGTACCTACTTTACAAATCtag